GGCTTGCGGAGACGGAGGGGAAGCAGCTCCACGTCGGCGGGAACGTCCGCGCGGAGCTTCTCGGCCACCTCGGGCGTGCACACCAGGTGGAGCCGAAATTGCCGGCGATCGAGCCCGCGCAGCAGCATCAAGACGTGCTCCTCGGTGCCGCCCCGGGCGAGCGTGTTCAGGAAGTGGAGCACCGAGATCAAAACATTACCTTCCTCACCTTGCGGAGCAAGGTGGCGTACTCCCCCCGCCGGGCCAGCTCGAACGCCAGCCGCACGCGCGAGTGCCGCGGACGCCGAACGTCGCTGCGGCTCGAGACATAGGGCTGCTCGGTCCACTCCTTCCAGGGCACGTACTCCCCGATCTTCCGGAACACCGCGGTCTTCGTCGAGTGTGGGCGGTCGAGTCGCCAACCGGTCTCCGTCTCCAGGAACTCCTTCAGGATCTTTCCGGTCCAGAGGTGCGTGTCGTCGACGACGAGGAGCCCTCCCACCCGCAGGCTCACCGCGATGTGGAACCAATCGAGGAATGGAGCCGGGAAGCCGTGACAGCCGTCGATCAGGACCAGATCGAGACGGCGGGGCGTCCAGAGGCGGAAGTACTCGTCCGACCGCATCGGCTGGAAATCGATCGAGTCGATGGGGATTCCCTTCTCGGAGCAGTAGGTCTTCAGGCGATCCAGCTCGGGGAAGTCCGGCGCGACACACGTGTGCCGCGCCTGTCGGAGCGCGAAGACCACCGTGCTGATGCCCGCTCCGGTCTCGAGCGTGGACGACGTCGCATCGATGTGATCGGACATACACGCGTAGAACTCTCGGGCGAACCCGGAGTAGCTCAGCTCGTTGGGGGCCCCCCAGGCGTGAACCCTCGGCGGATCACGCAGCAGGTCGTCGAGGGTCATCGCTGGCTCCCTTCACGTTTCGACATCTCGACGAGGAGATAGCGAGAATACCTGGCGAGCGCCCTGGGCAGCGCCGTCTCGAGCACACGCAGCCGTCTGGCCGCGCCGAGCGAATTGCCGAAGCACGACTCGAATTCGTCCTTGGCCAGGATCCGCAAAGCCTTCACCGAGTAAAGGCAGCCCAGCGTTGACAACTGGCGCCGCCACCATCGAGCGGTCGGCGCGTGTCCGTAGAGGCGCGACGGGGGCGGGGCCGACGGCCCGGTTGACGGCGTCCGCGGCGCCTCGACCCGTGGACGCACTCGTCGTCGGGTCATTCCCGCCAGCCGAGCCAGCGCGGGACGCAGGCGGGCCGGTCGCGCATCGGTCAGGATGCAGCAGACCTGCCCGGGCCCCAGCACGCGGTATAGCTCGGCGAGAGCCTGAGCCTGGCTCGAGGCGGGGACGTGTTGGATCGTGTAGCCGGAGACGACGCCGTCGAACACGTCATCGCGGAACGGCAGTCGGCAGATGTCGGCCATGCAGTAGAAGCCGCGATCGCCCAACGTGGCGGCGGCCTGCTGGAGCGCGGTGAGCGAGAAGTCCACGCACACCCGGTAGCGGTAGAACCATCCGTAGGCGAGATACTCCGGATGCGGAATAGCCCCGCTCGCCGCGTCGAGAAGGAACTCGCCGCCCATGAAGCGATGGAGGATCGAGAGGTGAGAGGCCATCTCGTAGAAGCCGTGCGCGCTATTCCCGAGTTGGGAGAAGAGCGCGGTATCGCCGTACTGTCCGTTCTGGGTGCGCTTCCAGCCGAACTCGTCGTACCAGCGCTTGACGTCGCGCTTGATGGCAGCATCCGCGGTCTGCTCCCGGCCCGGCCGCTCGACCGCCGCGGACAGGCGCAGCACGTCATCTTCGAGAAAGCTGATCACCTGGCCGAGGATCGGGTAGGCCCGCGAGGAGCCGGGCGAGACGAGGGCGCCGACGGCCGTGGCTGGAACGGATTGGCTCGGCACCCCCGCGGCCGCTGCCTCCAGCTCCATCCGGCTCGTGAGGATGAGCGGGCTGCCCGTCTGGGGGCAGCGGAGGATATCCAGTAGTGGCTCGAAGGCCGTGAGGTGGACCTGATCCCGGCTCACGCGCGCGCCTCGGAGAAGGCGACCAGCCCCCAGATCGTGCCCAGCCGCCGGAGGGTCTGACAGCGGCAGGCAAATCTTGCTGCCTCGTCGGTATGCAGGACCGAGCCGGCCCACTCCCGAGGGTGTAACAGAAGGGCGATCGCGGAATGCAACGCCATCTGTGCGCGGCGAGGCCGGGGCCGGTTACCCATAACCGTTTGCATCACGGCGGCAGACAGTCCCTCCGAATAAGCGCGGTGGAGAAACCATTCTTTCGTCAGCCGCGAAGCCGGCACGTGATGTCCGACCGAGGCTCGCGGCTCGTAGTGCAGCTGGTGGCCGGCCGCGACGAGCAATCGTTGAACGTGCAGCTCCTCCCCTGAGAGCAGCTTGTCGCCGACCCGGCCCAGGCTCGGACTGAACCCGCCGAGATGGCGGAGCGCCGCGGTGCTGAAGGCCATGTTGGCGCCCGCCACGTACTGGCAGGAGGGATCGAGGGTCATCGCCGTGTCCGACCAGTTCACGATCGTGAGGTAGCCGAGCAGGGTATCGGCCAGCCAGCTCGGCCGGGCACCTTCCCAGATCGGCTCGATCCGGCCGCCCACGCAGACCGGAGTCGGCTTGACCGTGTCGAAAGCGGTCAAAATGGCCTCGAGCCACTCGGAAACTGCTACCGCATCGTCGTCCAGGAACGCAATGTAGTCCCCGCGCGCCTCCCTGATCGCGGCGTTGCGGGCGCGGGAGAGGCCGAGGCTGCCCTCGAAGACGTAGCGGAGCGAAGGCAGCATCGGTTGCACGCTCTCGACGAGGGCGGCGGTGTCGTCGGTAGAGGCGTTGTCGACCACCAGCACCTCGAAGTCCGTGGCGGGTAGCGTCTGGTCGGAAAGACTTTTCAGGGCCTTGCCCAGGTACTGTGCACGATTGTGTGTGCAAATCGTCGCACTGATTCGTGGTGCGGACTTCCCGGAAATAGTCGTTCCTCCTCGAGTCAGTGCTTGCCCGGTCCCGCAAAACCGGACACTCGATCCTACCCCATATCCCGACGACGTCGAAACTCGTCCCGGACGTCCGCGCCGCGCCTCGTAGCCCATCCAATGTTGGTAATGCACGTCCCGGGCCGTATACTGACTCGAGTGAGGCCGCCCGAAGCATGAGCGAGAACATGGTCATCGAGCGCGGCTCCCTGGCTCGTTCGGGAGACGCCGCGCTCGCCCCCACCGTCACCACCGTGATCGAGGCATCCAAGGGCTGGGTGCCGTTGCGTCTGCGCGAGATGTGGGAGTACCGCGAGGTACTCTACTTCCTGATCTGGCGAGACATCAAGGTGCGTTATCGCCAGACCGCGATCGGCGCGGCGTGGGCGCTCATCCAGCCGCTCATGACGATGGTCGTATTCAGCGTCTTCTTCGGCAAGCTCGCCAAGATGCCGTCCGATGGCGTGCCCTACCCGCTGTTCGCCTTGACCGCGCTGGTGCCGTGGACGTTCACCTCGACGGGAGTCAACCAGTCGGCCAATAGCCTCGTCAACAACGGCCACCTGATCACCAAGGTGTACTTCCCGCGGCTGCTCGTCCCGATGGCCCGCGTGCTCGCGGGGGTGCCCGATATCGCCCTGTCCTTCGCGCTGCTACTCGCGATGATCTGGTGGTACGGCTTCCTGCGGGCGGGCTCTCATCTGCTCTGGATCCCGCTGCTGGCCATGCTGGCGTTCTTCACCGCGCTCGGCGTCGGTCTTTGGCTGTCCGCGCTCAACGTCCGATACCGAGACGTTCAGCACGCGGTGCCCTTCCTCGTTCAGATCTGGCTGTTCGCCACCCCGATCGCGTATCCCTCGAGTCTGCTGCCCGGCGCCTGGCACACGGTCTACGCGCTGAACCCGATGGTCACCATCGTCGATGGCTTCCGCTGGGCCATGCTCGGGACGCAGCCTCCCGCGCCGGCGTCTATCGTGGCCTCCACCGTGGTCACGCTGACCGTCCTGATCACCGGGGCCTTCTTCTTCCGCCGAGTCGAGCGCTCCTTCGCGGACATCGTCTGATCCATGTCGAGCGACATCGCGGTTCGGGTCGACGGACTCGGCAAGCGCTTTCCCCTCGGGACGCGCCGGCGTATCGGCCATCCGATGCTCCGCGAGGCCATAGTCCGCGGGGCGATGCTGCCGTTCACCAAGCTGGCCGCGCTCGCCCGCCGTTCCCGGGCTACTGCCGGCCCCCAAGGCGGCGCGGCCCCGGCGGTGGCGGACCACGTGTGGGCCCTGCGCGATGTCTCCTTCACGGTGCCCCGCGGGCAGATCATGGGCCTCATCGGCCCGAACGGCGCCGGAAAGAGCACATTGCTCAAGATCCTCTCCCGAATCACCGAGCCCACGGTGGGGCGGGTCGAGATCCACGGCCGCGTGGCCTGTCTCTTGGAGGTCGGCACCGGGTTTCATCCGGAGCTGACCGGCCGCGAAAACGTCTATCTGAGCGGGGCCTTCCTGGGGATGCGGAAGCGCGAGATCGACCGCAAGCTCGACGAGATCCTGGCCTTCGCGGGCGTGGACGCGTTTTTGGAGACACCGGTCAAGTACTTCTCCAGCGGCATGTACGTGCGCCTGGCCTTCGCGGTCGCCGCGCACCTGGACCCGGACATTCTCGTGGTCGACGAGGTGCTCGCGGTCGGCGACGCGGCCTTCCAGCGGAAGTGTCTGGCCAAGATGGAGGACGTCCGCGAGCACGGCCGCACGATCCTCTTCGTGTCCCACAATCTGCCCAGCATCACCCGGCTCTGCGAGCGCGCCATCCTGATCAACGGCGGCATGATCCGAAAGGACGGACCGGTGGCCGAGGTGGCGAGCGCGTACATGCTCTCCAGCCTGAGCACGGCACCCGATCGAACCTGGCCGGATCTCGCCACCGCGCCGGGAAACGAGATCGTTCGGCTGCGACGCGTGCGGGTGTGCAACGCGGCCGGGGAGACGACACAGGTCGTGGAGGTGCGCGACCCGGTGACGGTGGAGATCGTCTACGAGGTGCTGAAGCCCGGGTATCCGCTCGCGCCGTGGTGCGAGTTCTTCAACGACTCGGGCGCTTGTCTGTTCACGTCGCTCGATATGAAGCCCGGCTGGCGGGATAGCCCCTGCCCGATGGGACCGGTGGTGAGTACGGTTCAGATACCGCGCGATCTCCTCTCGGAAGGGACGGTCCTGATCGGCGCGGGCCTGTATTCAGCCCAGCACAACCAGAACGTCTACCACGTGAAGGATACGGTGGCGTTCCAGGTCACCGACAATCTTCACTTCGTCGACGGCGGGTCGGCACGGGGCGACTGGGAAGGACGCATCGCGGGCGCGGTTCGGCCTCGCCTGGAATGGACCCGCAGCTACGCGGGGCGCCCCGGATAAAGAGCGCGCAGGACCGGTCGCACCGGCGCCACCGCCGATGTCGGCCGTCCCTCGGGAGCATCCGCCAGCCTCGCCGAAACCACTCTCGTCCGACCTCGTGTCGCAGTGCGTAGATCCGCAGGGCGTGCTGAAGCCGGATCAACGAAGCCTCGAAGTGGGCGGTCGCGGTGCTCGGCGCGACCGTGAGACTTCGGTTGTAGAGACTGTCGGCGCGCTGATGGTAATCGCACAGCACCTCGTCGATCACCGCGTACGGGGCTCGGGAAGCCACCTTCAGGTTGAAGTCCAGATCGCTGCAAAGGCGATAGACGGGGTCGAATCCTCCGACCGCTCGCCAGGTGCCGCGCGGAAACACGACGTTGCGATTGGTGAAGACGATGTTTCGCTGGAGGAGCGATCCGGTGACGTCGCGAGATTCGGCCCGGTAGAGCCCGTCGGTGATGCGGCGCAGGGACAGATCGTCGAATTGACGGCAGCCATCCCGCCAGAGATCCTCGCGCAGCTCCCCCTCGGGTGACCGCAACCGCACCCGGCCACAGATGAGGCCGGCGGTCGGGAGACTCGAACGCGCGGCCGGAGTCCTCGATCAGGCGAGCGATCTCCTCCCCCGGTGGGGGCGCGGCCAGGCCCGTCCGGGGTCGGGGACACCTCGCCGTCGAACCATGCGAGGTGCCGACCGGTCACGAAGGGGCTTGGGGCTCGGGATTCCGTCCGCATGGCCGAGCCCAGCCGGCCGGTCATGGACCGAATGGATTCGGGTGATAGCCGGGCGGTCTTTCGAATGATTCCGAACAGGCCGGGCATTGGAGGGGGACTAGCCTCTGGTGGCCTCGAATCGCCTCGCCCAGTTTAGCGTCTGAATGGCACCGTGGTACGCTGGATCACAGTGTGTCATGACGCTCTCGAAGCACCCGGTAGAGGCTACCCACCCGAACCTGATCTTCAGCTCCGTCGGGGATCATGGCAACCTGCCCAGGTGGCTGCGCGGCCGGCGGAACTTCGACCTGTGGGTCACCTACTATGGCGAGACCCGCGGCCGATTTCGCGACCGCGCGGACTACTACAACGAGCGGCGCGGGTCCAAGTTCCAGAATCTGCTGTTCGCGTACCGCACCTGGCCGAAGCTGCTCGACCGGTACGCGGCGATTCTGGTGATGGACGACGATCTGCTGATCTCGGGCTCGGCGCTCTCGAGTCTCTTCGACATTCGGGACCGCTACGATCTGTGGGCGCTCCAGCCCGCGTTCGATCCCCACGGCAAGATCAGCTGGCCGATCACGCGCGTCAATCCCTACACGCGCCTCCGCTATACGAATTTCATCGAGATGGCGTGCCCACTGTTCCGCAAGGACAAGCTCGACGCGTTCATGGCCGTCTACGACCCCGAGCTGGTCGGCTGGGGCTGCGACTGGTGGTTTCTCGACGTGATGGGTGAAGATCTGCGCGACCGTGTCGCGGTGGTCGACACCATCACGTGCCTCAATCCGCACGATTCCACGAAGGGCGGCCGGGAGATCGATCGCCTTTCGCCCACCAGCGAGCGGATCGCGACGTGGAAGCGCGTGAAGGAGCGGTACGGTATCCGCAGCGAGGAGCGGGGCATCCGGGAGTATCGCCGCATTCGCCGCCCATTCGTGGTGAGGCAGCTTCGCCGAGCTCTCGCGACCTGCGGCAACCTGCGCTGGTGGCTCACGCGGCGGTCGCGCGCCTCATGAACGTGGGCAATGGCCTGAGCGAGCCGGGAGCCGGGGAGTGGTCTTTCCGGCTGGGCCCGGCGGCCCCGGTCGTCGCCCTCATCGGGGTGGTACTCCTCGCGGTCTACTGGAAGATCCTCCGGGCCCTCGTCATCCAGTGGTGGGACGACGCCAACTACAGCCACGGTTTCCTGGTCCCACTCTTCTGCCTCTACCTGGTCTGGCGGCAGCGCGCATACTTGCAGCGGTTGCCGGCGCGCGGCAGCCTGATCGGTCTCGCGGTGATCCTGGGCGGCATCGGCATCCTGCTGGTGGGGGATCTGGGCGCCGACAACTTCCTGATGCGAAGCTCGCTCATCGTGGTGCTGGCCGGGCTCGTGCTGTTCCATCTCGGCCGGCACGTCTTCCGCGGGGTCCTGTTTCCCCTCGTCTTTCTGTTCTTCATGGTGCCTCTGCCCGGAGTCATCTTCTACGCGATTACCTTCCCCCTGCAGAGCCTCGCGGCTCGGCAGGCGGCCTGGATGCTGGACCTGCTCGGCATTCCGGTTCTCCTGGATGGCAACGTAATCCACCTGGCCCAGCTCACCCTCGGCGTCACCGAGGCGTGCAGCGGGATCCGGTCCCTCATCGCCCTGTTCGCGGCGGCGGTGGCCTGGGCCTATCTCCTGCTGCCGGTGGGCTGGCCGATGCTCGTCTTCGTAGCCTCCACGCTGCCGATCACGATCTTCGCCAATGCGGCCAGGGTCGTGCTCACCGGTCTCATCGGCCAGCAGTTCGGTGTCGATTACGCGACCGGCTTCTTCCATGAGTTTGCGGGTCTCGTCATCTATGCGTTCGCCTTCCTCTGCCTCGCCGGGGTCTACAGCCTGCTGCTTCTCGTCGGACGGGCACGCACGCCGGTGCCCTCGCCGTGACACGACGTAGCCGGGTGATCATCTCGGTGGCGCTGCTGCTCGGGGCGTTCGGCGTCCTGCATTTCCGCTCGGTCGGCGAAGGAGTCCAGATGCGCAAGTCCTTCGAACAGTTTCCGACCGGACTCGGGACCTGGAAGGGCCGCGACGACATCTCCTTCGAGCCCGACATCCTGAAGATGCTGAAGATGTCGGACTACCTCATGCGGCGATACGAAAACAGCAACGGCCACAGCGCCTGGCTGTACATGGCCTACTGGCCGTCTCAGCGCCGCGGCAACGACATTCATTCCCCCAAGAACTGCCTGCCGGGTGGCGGGTGGGAGCCGGTGGAGGCGAGCCGCGTCCAGATCGCGGTGCCGGGGTCCCCCACCCCGATCACGGTGAACCGTTATCTGGTCCAGAAGGATCGACAGATGCAGCTCGTGATGTACTGGTTCCAGGCCCAGGGCACGGTCGTGGCGGGGGAGTTCGAGGCGAAGATCCAAATGGTCCGCAGCGCCTTCCTGCGGAATCGCACGGACGGCGCGATCGTACGTATCTCCAGCCCGGTGTACGGGAGCGTTTCTGAGACGACGGCCGAGCTGACGGAGTACGTTCGGCTGCTCTACCCGATACTCGGCGAGTATCTCCCACGGTGAGGCGATGAGACGGACGTCCCGGTGCGCACGTGTGAGCGCGGTGGTGGTGCTGGCCCTTCTCGCCTTGCTGGGCGGGTGCAGCCGCTCGCCCGAGGCCAAGAAGGCGCGCTATCTGGAGCGCGGTGATCAGTACTTCAAGCAAAACAAGCACCGGGAAGCGGTGCTCGAGTACCGAAACGCCCTCCGCATCGACAACAACAACGCGCAGGCCATCCGCCAGCTCGCCCTGTCGTACTACGAGCTGGGCCAGCTGAATCAGGCGTTCCGATTTCTGCTCCGAGCCCAGGAGATCGAGCCGGATAACAACCAGATCGCGCTGAAGCTGGCGACCATCTACCTGCTCGGCGGCAAGCCCGATGACGCGCAGACGGTGGCCGACCGAGTATTGCAGCGAGATCCCAAGAACCTGGACGCGCTGATCCTTTCTTCGGGAGCGGCCAACACGCCTCAGGAGATGGCGGCGGCGATCCAGCGCCTCGAAGCCGCCCGTCCCGACTTCGACTCGCAGGCGCGCTATCACTTGACCCTCGCGAACCTCTACGAGCGACGGCAGGATCATGCCGCGGCCGAGCGGGCGTTCCAGACCGCGCTCGCCCGAGAGCCCAACGCCCCCGAGGTGCATCTCCAGCTCGCATCCTTCTACCTCAAGAAGGGCGACGCGGCGAACGCCGAGCAGCAGCTCAAGGCCGCCGCGTCCCTGGCGCCAAATGCCGGGGCCACCCAGCTGCGGCTGGCCGACTTCTACCTGTCGGTGGGCCGACCCGCGGACGCCAAGCATCTCCTGGCCGAGATCAATAGCAAGACGCCGGAGTACCTGCCCGCCTGGCGTCGGACCGCAGAGATCGCGATCCGGGAGCGGCGGCTCGACGACGGCGACAAGGCCCTCGACGTGATTCTCAAGAAGAATCCGAACGATCTCGACGGGCACCTGCTGCGCGGCCGCATCAAGTTGGCCCGCCGCGACACCGCGGGAGCCATCCAGGAGTTCCGGGTCGTGTTGAAGGCGGAGCCGCGGTTCGCCCCCGCCCACTACCAGCTGGGACTCGCGCAGCTCCAGGCCGGGGACGTCCAGCAGGCGAAGGCCGAGCTGAAGGAAGCGATCGACATCGCCCCGAACTACGCCGAAGCCGTCGTGGCGCTCGCCCGGGTGAACCTGCAGTCCGGCGCCATCCAGCCCGCCGTCAGCGACCTCGAACGCCTCACCGCCGCCCAGCCGCGACTCACCGAGGCGAACCTGCTGCTCGCCGCGGCATACCTGAGCCAGAAGCAGCCGGCCAAGGCGGCGGCGCTCGCCCGGAAGCTGACCGCCGCGGCTCCGAACGACCCGCGCGGACCGGATCTGCTGGGCGTGAGCCTCATGCTGCAGGGGAAGGCGCCGGAAGCACGCCAGCAGTTCGAGAACGCCCTGACGGTCTCACCCGGGTACCTCGATCCCCTCAGCCACGTCGTGTCCCTCGATCTGGCCAGCAA
Above is a window of Candidatus Methylomirabilota bacterium DNA encoding:
- the xrtA gene encoding exosortase A, translating into MNVGNGLSEPGAGEWSFRLGPAAPVVALIGVVLLAVYWKILRALVIQWWDDANYSHGFLVPLFCLYLVWRQRAYLQRLPARGSLIGLAVILGGIGILLVGDLGADNFLMRSSLIVVLAGLVLFHLGRHVFRGVLFPLVFLFFMVPLPGVIFYAITFPLQSLAARQAAWMLDLLGIPVLLDGNVIHLAQLTLGVTEACSGIRSLIALFAAAVAWAYLLLPVGWPMLVFVASTLPITIFANAARVVLTGLIGQQFGVDYATGFFHEFAGLVIYAFAFLCLAGVYSLLLLVGRARTPVPSP
- a CDS encoding methyltransferase domain-containing protein, which translates into the protein MSRDQVHLTAFEPLLDILRCPQTGSPLILTSRMELEAAAAGVPSQSVPATAVGALVSPGSSRAYPILGQVISFLEDDVLRLSAAVERPGREQTADAAIKRDVKRWYDEFGWKRTQNGQYGDTALFSQLGNSAHGFYEMASHLSILHRFMGGEFLLDAASGAIPHPEYLAYGWFYRYRVCVDFSLTALQQAAATLGDRGFYCMADICRLPFRDDVFDGVVSGYTIQHVPASSQAQALAELYRVLGPGQVCCILTDARPARLRPALARLAGMTRRRVRPRVEAPRTPSTGPSAPPPSRLYGHAPTARWWRRQLSTLGCLYSVKALRILAKDEFESCFGNSLGAARRLRVLETALPRALARYSRYLLVEMSKREGSQR
- a CDS encoding class I SAM-dependent methyltransferase; this encodes MTLDDLLRDPPRVHAWGAPNELSYSGFAREFYACMSDHIDATSSTLETGAGISTVVFALRQARHTCVAPDFPELDRLKTYCSEKGIPIDSIDFQPMRSDEYFRLWTPRRLDLVLIDGCHGFPAPFLDWFHIAVSLRVGGLLVVDDTHLWTGKILKEFLETETGWRLDRPHSTKTAVFRKIGEYVPWKEWTEQPYVSSRSDVRRPRHSRVRLAFELARRGEYATLLRKVRKVMF
- a CDS encoding EpsI family protein, yielding MALLLGAFGVLHFRSVGEGVQMRKSFEQFPTGLGTWKGRDDISFEPDILKMLKMSDYLMRRYENSNGHSAWLYMAYWPSQRRGNDIHSPKNCLPGGGWEPVEASRVQIAVPGSPTPITVNRYLVQKDRQMQLVMYWFQAQGTVVAGEFEAKIQMVRSAFLRNRTDGAIVRISSPVYGSVSETTAELTEYVRLLYPILGEYLPR
- a CDS encoding glycosyltransferase, which gives rise to MGYEARRGRPGRVSTSSGYGVGSSVRFCGTGQALTRGGTTISGKSAPRISATICTHNRAQYLGKALKSLSDQTLPATDFEVLVVDNASTDDTAALVESVQPMLPSLRYVFEGSLGLSRARNAAIREARGDYIAFLDDDAVAVSEWLEAILTAFDTVKPTPVCVGGRIEPIWEGARPSWLADTLLGYLTIVNWSDTAMTLDPSCQYVAGANMAFSTAALRHLGGFSPSLGRVGDKLLSGEELHVQRLLVAAGHQLHYEPRASVGHHVPASRLTKEWFLHRAYSEGLSAAVMQTVMGNRPRPRRAQMALHSAIALLLHPREWAGSVLHTDEAARFACRCQTLRRLGTIWGLVAFSEARA
- a CDS encoding tetratricopeptide repeat protein, with translation MRRTSRCARVSAVVVLALLALLGGCSRSPEAKKARYLERGDQYFKQNKHREAVLEYRNALRIDNNNAQAIRQLALSYYELGQLNQAFRFLLRAQEIEPDNNQIALKLATIYLLGGKPDDAQTVADRVLQRDPKNLDALILSSGAANTPQEMAAAIQRLEAARPDFDSQARYHLTLANLYERRQDHAAAERAFQTALAREPNAPEVHLQLASFYLKKGDAANAEQQLKAAASLAPNAGATQLRLADFYLSVGRPADAKHLLAEINSKTPEYLPAWRRTAEIAIRERRLDDGDKALDVILKKNPNDLDGHLLRGRIKLARRDTAGAIQEFRVVLKAEPRFAPAHYQLGLAQLQAGDVQQAKAELKEAIDIAPNYAEAVVALARVNLQSGAIQPAVSDLERLTAAQPRLTEANLLLAAAYLSQKQPAKAAALARKLTAAAPNDPRGPDLLGVSLMLQGKAPEARQQFENALTVSPGYLDPLSHVVSLDLASKQLDTAIARVQRQIAVVPNSGPHYGLLGDLYLIKRDGKAAETALLKAIELEPRLLSAYLSLGNLYIQSQQYDQAIARLEQAVRGNPSNPAPLMVVGTVYELKGDIPKARETYEKVLAINPRFGAAANNLAWIYSEHGGDKDKALQLAQTAKEIMPDDPRVADTLGWILYKRGIYQRALSLLKESASKLGDNPQVQYHLGMAYQQTGEKTAAREALRVAVESKADYPGKDEARKALAELK
- a CDS encoding ABC transporter ATP-binding protein yields the protein MSSDIAVRVDGLGKRFPLGTRRRIGHPMLREAIVRGAMLPFTKLAALARRSRATAGPQGGAAPAVADHVWALRDVSFTVPRGQIMGLIGPNGAGKSTLLKILSRITEPTVGRVEIHGRVACLLEVGTGFHPELTGRENVYLSGAFLGMRKREIDRKLDEILAFAGVDAFLETPVKYFSSGMYVRLAFAVAAHLDPDILVVDEVLAVGDAAFQRKCLAKMEDVREHGRTILFVSHNLPSITRLCERAILINGGMIRKDGPVAEVASAYMLSSLSTAPDRTWPDLATAPGNEIVRLRRVRVCNAAGETTQVVEVRDPVTVEIVYEVLKPGYPLAPWCEFFNDSGACLFTSLDMKPGWRDSPCPMGPVVSTVQIPRDLLSEGTVLIGAGLYSAQHNQNVYHVKDTVAFQVTDNLHFVDGGSARGDWEGRIAGAVRPRLEWTRSYAGRPG
- a CDS encoding ABC transporter permease → MSENMVIERGSLARSGDAALAPTVTTVIEASKGWVPLRLREMWEYREVLYFLIWRDIKVRYRQTAIGAAWALIQPLMTMVVFSVFFGKLAKMPSDGVPYPLFALTALVPWTFTSTGVNQSANSLVNNGHLITKVYFPRLLVPMARVLAGVPDIALSFALLLAMIWWYGFLRAGSHLLWIPLLAMLAFFTALGVGLWLSALNVRYRDVQHAVPFLVQIWLFATPIAYPSSLLPGAWHTVYALNPMVTIVDGFRWAMLGTQPPAPASIVASTVVTLTVLITGAFFFRRVERSFADIV